TATTTGATCTTGCTAAAGAGCGGAATGTGAAAATTATCGAAGTAACTTACCACAGACCAACGCTTAACGACGTCTTCCTGTATCTAACGGGGAGGGAGATTAGGGATGAGGGAGAGGCGAATAGTTTCGCGTCAATGATAAGGATGAGAATGAGGAGGTGAAACAAATGAGAGCTTTAACAACGATGGCATACAGACAGCTAAAGCGATTTACAAGAGCAAGATCAAGAGTTTTTGGAATGATAATCAATCCCCTAATATGGCTCGTGTTCTTTGGACTTGGATGGAGTAAGGTTTTCGACAATCCAATGGCCAGGGCGATATTTGGAGGCGTTGACTACCTAACTTTCCTCGCTCCGGGTATATTTGCAATGACGATCTTCAATCAGAGCTTTATAGGTGGAGTCAGTGTCATATGGGACAAGCAGTTTGGCTTTCTTAAGGAAGTTTTGGTAGCTCCGGCTTCCAGAAAGGAAGGGATACTGGGCAGAATCCTTGGCGATTCATTGGTGACCTTGACACAGGGGACGGTAATTCTCCTTTTGACGTTCCTCTTAGCTGAGAATCTTAAAATAAGTGGCATCTTGCCATCTCTGGGCATTGGATTTCTCCTTGCGGTTGCGTTTTCAGGATTTGGAGTTAGCTTGGCCTTGAGGATGGAGAGCATGGAGGGGTTCCAGATGATAATGATGGTTCTCATGATGCCTTTAATATTCCTCAGTGGTGCAATGTATCCAATAGATACAATGCCCTCATGGATGAAAGCCTTGGCTTACATCAATCCCCTAACCTATGCGGTTGATGGAGCAAGGCATTTCCTTGTTGGGGAAAACGTAACAAAATTTGCCCTACCAACTGACGTTGGAATTCTTGCTTTGCTGGCCCTTTTCCTTGTGGGAATAGCCATGGCTGAATTTGAAAAAGCTACAATAGGTTGATTTTAACTCTTTTTTGCATTTTTAAATTTTTCATAGCTTATTTTAAGTGCCTCAACGAGAGGAAGCTTTTCTCCAGCAAAAAACGTTAACATAGCCCCACCGCCCGTGCTTATGTGGGAGATTCCCTTTATGTTGTACTTATATATGCTTGCTATTGAATGTCCCCCGCCAACAACTGAGAATGCCCCACTTTCCCCTATTGCCTTGAAGACCTCCACAGTGCCCTTTGCAAACTCTTCTACCTCAAAAACTCCCATGGGGCCGTTTGCGACTATTATGGCAGCCTCCTGGAGTATTTCCCTGTATTTTTCTATTGTTCTGCCCCCTATGTCCATAATTGGTTTTTCATCAAAAATCCATTTTTTATCGCTCAACAGATCTATTTCGACTCTCTCACCTTTGTATTCAACTGCAAAATCTACTGGAGTCCTCACATAGGGATAAAACTCATTCAATATCTTTTCCGCCCAATCTGTGAGTTCTATTAGTCCTTTTTTCTCGAGAAAACTTATGTTAGCATCTCCAAGATCAAATCCTTTTGCCAGGGTGAATATTTGGCCCACCAAACCGCCTGTTAAAATCAAGTCGGCTTTCCCGTTCCTCAAAACATTCTCTGCAACCTTAAGCGAATCATCAACTTTTGCCCCACCCAGTACATAGATTTTGGGCCTTTCTTCACTTTCATATGCTTTATTCAATGCTTTTAGTTCGCTCTCCATTAAAAATCCGGGTATCATTGGTTTTAACCTTGCAAAACCAACTAAAGAGGGCTGGGATCTGTGAGAGGCGGCAAATGCGTCTGTAACCACGTAGTCTATTAGGGGGCTAAGCTTCCTAACAAAGTGCGTTTTTTCGCACTTTTCTAAGGGGGCTTGTTTAGTTTCCTCCGCCGCAAATCTGAGGTTCTCCAACATAAGTATTTCACCGGGTTTTAGAGATGATATTGCTTCCCTTGCACATTTTCCGAAGACATCCTCCACATATTTTACTTCGATACCGAGCAGGGAACTCAGTATTTCGGCATGCTGTTCAGTGGTTAGGTAGTCTTCTTCATAGGGCTTGCTTTGGTGAGTTCCAACAACAACCTTTGCGTTGTGTTCGAGTAAATACCTTATGGTGGGTAGAACAGCCCTAAATCGAGCATCGCTGATTATCTTCCCATTCTTGACAGGTGAGTTTAAATCCGCCCTAAAAAAGACTGTTTTGCCGTGATAGTTAAATTCTGTCAGCTTAAACATTTTCTCACCTGAGAGAATGTAAATGGGAAATAGTTAAAAGATTATTTTAAACACCAGTGGTGATAGGTGTATTATGCAAAACGAATTTATAGAGAAGAATCCCCTATTATGTGGGGGAGTACCATGGAATGGACGGTGAAAATATTAAACTCCGCCTCTGATGGGGATATAATTCGTATTGTTCAAGGGCTTGTTGAATCTTTGGGGTTTAAAGAAGCCGAGAGGGTAAGAGCTAAAGAGTGGAAAATCGACTTCATAGCCCTCCGCGAAGACCCAATCTCTGGACTTGAGAAGTATGCAATAAAGGTAAAAACAAAAGGGTTGGCATCTTCTAAGGAAGTTGAAGAATTTGCAGAGGCCATCATAAAAGCCAAAGCCGATAGAGGGATTTTTCTTTCTGTTAGTGGATTCACAAAGGATGCAAAAGTGCTCCTGGAGAGGGAGTACAAGGGGAAGATAATCCCTTGGGATGGGGAAAGGCTCGTTAAGGAATTAAACGACAAGAAAATTCCAGTAGCCTATGAGTTGGTTGAAAGGCTCAAAAAGGAGGAGATGGGGAAGGAAGAGGAAAAAAGAATGGGTATGCTAAAGGTTATACGGCTGGATGCACCATTGTTATACTCTTTCTCGCCCAATAAAGTTCTTGAAAGGGTAGTGTCGGTTATAGAATCTCGGTATAAAATCAAACGAGAGGATATTTTTCTGGAAGAGCTGGTAGTTGAGCTTTCTACCGGTTATGTAATTTTGTGGTCTGCTAAAAAAGACACGAAGGAGGTAAAAGACAAGGCGGTAGTTCTGTCAAGGGAAGAAGTAATCCCCTTTGTAAGCGGAGACGTTGAGTTGGAGAGAAAGGTATCAAGAGCCCTCTTGGAAAGCGAGTCTACAATAAAGGCTAGTGAAGTTGAAATAACATCCGCAATTTCCCAAAATGAGGCGGTGATAGCCCTCAAATTAAAACTTGCAGATGAACTTGAGACTCCCCAAACGAATATCTATCTAAGTTCCAGAAGAAAGGTTTATGTTCCGAAGAAAGCTTTGTTGAACCTTAAGGTGGGCATCAACTCCGCCAAAGCTGAAGTTGATCTTAAAACGAATGACATCAAGATAAACATGGCTCCTCTTCCAAAGGAAAAGCTCGTTGAAATAGCCAGAGAAGAATGCAAAAAATATCTCGGAGAGGATACAGAAGAAATTTCCGTAGAGGAAAAAGATTCCGTAGCTATTATAAGTGGACAAACTAAGCGGTTTGTTTTTAGGATTGCTTTGCACGTCTACAGTGGTAGGGTTGTGAAAAGAAAGTCAAAAATGAAACGGGAGGCAATATTCTCTGAGATTGCCAAACTGTATCCTGATGGAGAGGTGATATTCTTTGATGAAAAAGAAAATAGAGCAATAGTAGATGTGATGACTCCAAAGGAAGTCGTGGTTCTTGAGTTCAACTTAGAAAATGGGGGGCATAGAGTAGTTGCAAATCTAATTCATCCTTATCAAATTGCAAATTCTGCCAGGAACATTATTGAAAGGAATTTTGACATAAAGGGACTTGAGCTTGTTGACTTTAAACTCCATAATACAACCCATTTGGAGCTACTCCTTGAGAGTGTTGACGGGAAGATTAAGGTAAATGCCGATGGAAAAACGGGAGATATAATAGATTACTTCGTTGAAATAAGCCCTCAGAAAGCCAGAGAGGTAATCCTCCAAAAATATAAGGGGTGGGAAATAAAGAAGCTGGAGAAGAATGAAGCTTATGAGGCTGAGCTTGAGAATGACAAATCTATCCTAAGAATATCCCTTAGCAAAGATGGGAAAATCCTAAATGAACTGGATAGACGGCTGAAAATTGATGTAGTGAGAGAGATAGCGGAGAAGTTCTTGAAAGAGAAGGGCATATCTGCAACCATTAAAGAGATAAAGCTCAATGAAAACTGGTTAATCAAGTTTGTTGGAGAGGAAAGAGTAGGGGAACTGGTAATAGGGAGGAGCTCTGGAGAGATCTTAAAGAGCGATGTATTTTTGACTGAGATAGCGATTGAGGAGAGCTACAAGAGGTATATACTGGAAAAGTTCAATGAAAAGAACCTCAATACGGAAAGGATAGTCCTCTACAAGGAAAAGGGGTATGCAGTGATAAAGCTAATAGGTGACAAGTCGGTTTACTATGCAAAAATAGACCTGAGAAGTGGCAAGATTTTGGAAGAAGATAGACTGCCCAGGAAAGGTTTGATGGCAAAGATAAAGAAAATTCAATTGGAAGCAAAATACAAATAATCAGGTCATCAGGAGGCTTTCAATTAATTTTATCGCCTCTACTATTTTTGTTTCTGGTACTTCTTCCTCTGGGAGTTCCAGGTTAATTACAAGCCTTTCTTCTTGTGCTTCCTCATCTAACCCGTAAACCTCGAGTTCTTCTACATCTACGTCTTCAAAGAAGTTCTCGATCTCTGGCCCTATTACCTTCTTGTCGTTTCCGTAAACCTCTACCCTGATAAGATCATCTTTGGACGAAGCAACAACTGCTATCTCGTAATCACCAACCCTTTTTGTGAACTTGATAAGGTTTCCGTAACCTAAAACCTCTTCAGTGAACCCAAGGTTTTTCATGACTCCCCTTATTCTCTCAATCTTTGCCTTCATCCTGTTTAATATCTTATCCCTCAATTTATAACTCTCTTCGAGGGCTTTCTTTATGCCCTCTCCAGCTTTTTCCACCTCGCCTTCCCATATTCCAACAATCTTTATCCCAGAAGAGGTCGGTTTAAGCTCAATTTTTAGGTTCTCTATGTCAAAATCTTTTAAGTCTTCAATCTTAAGCTCGCTAAGGCTGAGTATTTCAAATTCGATTCTAACTAGATTGCCAAAAGCTTTCCCCTTAAATTTCAAAGGGCATCACCTAGAATGGGGAGGATAAGTGGGTTTAAAAACTCTTCTATATGGGATAATGAAAATAATAAAAGAGAGCAATCATTTTCTTCTTCTAAATAGGGCAAGCGGGATTAGAGAGAATGCTAAAAGGGCCGCAGGCCCGCACGTTGATTTGCTCTCTGTTGGAGATGTTGCTTTACTTGTAGTTTGTGCCCCTCCTATCGTCTTTTCGAATGTTGCTTTGTTTCCATAGAAGTCCACAGCTACTGCTCTTATGGTGTATTCATCTGCATCAACCCCTGGAATTTCTGCTATGAAGTAGTCTGCCTGCCCCCCGCTTGACTGCACTGCCGGATATTTTGTGACTTTTCCGTTGGCTTCTATTTCCACGTAGATGTCCCTAATTCCAAGGTTATCCTTGGCACTTATGTAAACCTTAAATGGTTTTCCTTTCGTTGGTTTTGAAGGAGTCAAGTAGGGAATGCTTATTTCGGGTTTTTCGGTGTCCTTGCCTTTGCTTATCACCAGCTGGGATACTCCTTCTGGGACAGTTATTTCAAACAGTTCGTAGGTCTTGTCTCCAATCTTTCTTTCTCCAAGAAGCTTGTAGGTGACGTTTGTAACACTTGCATCGACTTGTGCTCCTTCTGGGACTTCTATCGCAAACTTTCCGCTCTCTTCTCCGAGTAGGTTTATGAACTTGACGGCACTTCCAAAGTCTGTCGTCCACCTAAACGTAATGAACTCCTGCGGGACTGGAAGCGAAATGAAGTCGTTGAAGAGTGTTCCAAACATCTCTTCAATCTCTGGTAGTCTAACGTTGCCATTTTCATCTATTTCAATTATTTTTGAGCCATACCATGTTGGACTTCTATTGGGTCTTGGGGGGTTTGTTTCTTTGTCTGGAGCTCCTGTGGATGTTGATGTTACAAACCAGTGCTCATTGCCGTTTTTATCTACGTAGATGTGAAGCTTGTCGTGGTGAATGTGCCCGCTCATAACAAGCTTTATGTTGTACTTCTCGACATCTTGGAGGAATCTCCTTGCTATGTCTTCTGTCGTCTTCTCTGGACCTCCAATCCAGTAATAACCAACGTACTGAGTTAGGTTTGCCCAATCTTTGTCGTCAAATGCTGTGAATCCTTCAATTCTTCCTCCAATCCATCCTTGAGGAGCGGAGTACCAGTATGGGTGATGGACAATCACTATTGGGATCTTGTCTTTGTGCTCTTCAAGGACTTTCTCCATCCATTCGAGCTGGTTCATGTAGGGATGGGCTTCGTCTCCGTGGGAGTCCAGAGCTATAATAAGGAACTTTCCTATGGTGAGGTAATAGTCTGTTGGACCTATTAGCTTGGGATAATAGTTCGGTGGATCATCATGGTTTCCTTTCACGATTATTGTGGGTCTTCCAGCCGCAGCTGCTCTGGAGATTATGTCAAAGAGCATTTTGTATCCTTTGCTATCTCCTGCGGTATCAACAACGTCCCCCGTGTTTATTATAACGTCAACTCTATCATCCATGCTCCAGTAGGTGTATACGCTGTCCGTGGCAACGTAGCTGTGGAGTGGAACGATTAAACCTCCGTCACAGAGTTCTTGTATCTTTGTTATATCCCTCTGGAAGTATTCGCCACATACGTAGCCGAATTTGGCGCCGCTGGTAACGTGGGTATCGCTTACGTGTGCTATCCTAAGCACCTTTGGGTATTCCTTGAGAACCCATACTCCGTTGGGTATAACTACCTCTCCTTTGTTTGATTTAACTTGAAGGAAGTAAACATCTGGAACGACATTTTCGGGTATTTTGGCTTTTATTATATTCCCTTTTTCTAAAATTTCAAGCTTATATGGGCCGTTCATAACTGAGACAATTGTAAGCTCTGCAATATCAACGCCTTCTTGGGGCTGTATCTCTATTGTTTCCCCCGGAAGTGCTATAGCTGGAGCTCCGGGCATTGGCATCTTTAGGACATCTCCCGGGAGTGCTTCTGCACTTGCTGGGTTTACATTAATCAAGGACAAAGTCAGGAACGCCAGCAAAAATGCAAGTGTTCGCCTCATGGTATCACCAAAATAGTAGAGAACTCGAACGTTAAAAAGTTGCCGCTCTTCTCAAGGGTTCCATCGTAAGGCTGCGGTTGCAAAGCCCATAATTTTCTCCGCAAGTTCACTCTCGCCCCCAAGCTTTTTGTAAAGCCTATAGCCTTCCCAAATCTTGGAATAGAGCTTTTGGGCTTCCTTTACGTTTAATGCTCTGGTTGCCACGTACAATCTTGTGAGGTGTATGGCCATTTCCAGCAAGTAGAAGTCGGCTCGACTGATAGGGGGGAAGGATAACGGATGTATATCCTCATATGTTGGAACCAGTGAACACTCTAAAACACGCGCTCTTCCCAATTCGTCCTCTATTTTCCTCTCAACGAATTCTATTCTTCCTTCTATGCTGGGAAGACCCTTTATCTTCTTGATAGGGATCGATTTCGCATTTTCAAATTCCACTTCAACTGGCAGGTTAAGGGCGGCTTTTACCAATAGCTCGACGTCCCACGTTATGTGGAGTACTCCATAAGGATGCTCTTTTATATCATTGGCGCTCTTGCCTTCAAAAAGCCTGAAATTCAATCTGTTGCCCTTTCTGTTAATTCCTACTGGGGTTATATTTGACCTTGTTGTAAGAAGCACTTCGTAAATCTTTCCCTCTTTTAAAATTTCCATTGCTCAACCTCCAGAGGAAAAAAAGGATTAGAGGCTTTGTTTTGGAAGCACAAGGATGTCATTTCTGTCTATGTAGAAGGTCACTTCTCCTTGGGGTCTTAGATGGGCAACGTCTTTATCGTTTATTGTTCTGGCGATTATCCTCTTTTCTCCAAAGAGTCCAACGACTTCAATGAAAAATCCGTAGTACTCTATAAGGTCAACTTTGCCCGTTATTGCCGCAGCATTTTCAATAGGATGCAGGCTGATGCGCTCTGGTCTTATCACTACGACAACTTTGTCGCTTTTGTCTTTGTATGTAAGCCCATCAAGCCTGAAGTTTCCAAATTCAACCGTTACTTTATCTCCCTCTCTTTCCACAACTTCGGCTGGGATTACGTTGGTTTTTCCCATAAACGATGCGACAAACTCAGTTTTTGGCTCTTCGTAGATTTCCTTTGGTGTGCCCACTTGTTCTATTTGCCCTATGTTCATCACGGCTATCCTATCGCTTATCGCCATTGCCTCTTCCTGGTCGTGAGTGACGTAGAGAACTGTGATTCCAAGCTCCCTCTGTATTCTTCTTATTTCCGATCTCATCTCCAGCCTAAGTTTTGCATCCAGGTTTGAAAGGGGCTCGTCAAGCAGGAGTAGCTTTGGCTCTACTACGAGAGCCCTTGCTATCGCAACCCTCTGCTGCTGACCTCCGCTGAGCTGTGTGGGGTATCTATCTTCATATCCTTGGAGTTTAACTAATTCAAGGGCCCACTTTACTCTCTTTTCGATTTCTTGTTTGGGTAGCTTTCTTATTTTGAGTCCGTAGGCAATGTTGTCGTAAACTGTCATGTGGGGCCATAATGCGTAGTTCTGGAAAACAAGGACGGCTCCCCTTTCACTTGAGCTTTTGTAAGTTACCTCTTCATCGTCGAAGTACAGATGCCCTTCGTCGGGGAAATCTAAGCCTGCGATTATCCTCAAGGTGGTTGATTTTCCGCATCCACTGGGCCCGAGTAATGTAAACAGTTCTCCGTGTTTTATGTGAAGGTCAATCCCTTTCAGGGCAACGGTTTCACCGAAAGTTTTCACTACGCCCTCAAGCTTGACTTCAACCATCTTCTCACCTCATGTTAATCCAATGAAGGAGTACCTTTGCTTTGTGATAACATTAACCACCACAATCGCGGTTATCTGAACCACTATAAGCAAGACTCCCAACGCTGCTGCTATGTTTATGCTACCCGCTGCGGACATCAAGACTTCTTTCATGAACGCTGTTATCGGAGCTTGTGCCATGTTTATTGAACCAAGGGTTATTCCAACGCTTGTTTCGCTCATTGAATAGACAAAGCTCAGCATTGCCCCGCCAAAGACGTTCAGAGATATTAGCGGCATTAAAATTCCTGTTATCGTCTTCCATCTTGAAGCGCCGAGGTTTATGGATGATTCCTCTAGGGATACATGAACCTGCTGCAGGCCGCATAAACAGATCTTGCTGCAAATGGGAGCCTTCTTATGGAGTAGGCAAGTATCAACACCAACGCCGGATTAAATCCATAGAGTGATGTTGGATTTAGCGGTGAATTCTCTGGAGTCACCGCTGAGAAGAAGTAGAAGTATCCCATTGCAACTACAATTCCCGGCACTGCGATCGGGAGTATCACTATACTCTCCAGTATGGGACTTAGAACGCCTTTGAATCTGCTTGTGGCATATGAAGAGGTTATTGAAAGGAGCACTATGAGGATTACAGCAGCTCCGGAATATATAAGGCTGTTTACGATGAACCTTCTGACATCCGGGTTTAATATCATCTCCTTGATGTAGTCAATTGTAAAGCCCTGTGGAAGGACCGTTGTGGTCCATCTCTCAGAAAAGGCAAGCATTATCACGCCCAGTTGTGGGAATATAGTAATAAGCAACGCTGGGAGGAGGACCAAGTATATTAAGAGGGCTTGCCATGGTTTTGGATCACTTACTCTCGGCTTCCACCTTCCACCTTTGCTTAGCATTGCATACTGTCTCAAGCTTACGTACTTTCTTATGCCAAGGAAAGCAATTACTGCTAGGGTAAGCATTATTATTGAAAGAGCCGCTATTTCGGGGCTTCTTTCTCCAAGGCCATAGATGAACTTGCTGAATATTTGGTATGACATAAGTTTTTTGGCCAATGGGTCTCCATGGAAGACGATTGGTGCCGCCAAGTCTTCAAGGCTGAATATAAAGACTAAGGTTGCTCCCGCAGCAATTCCGGGGAGAGCGAGGGGGAATGTTACCGTTCTGAAGAGGTGAAATCCCTTGCTTCCAAGGTTTTCTGCCTGCTCCTCAAGGGTTGGATCTATGTTGATAAAGCTTGCGTAAGCATTCAAGTAAACGATTGGGTAATAGGCCATAGACTGGGCTAAAACCACACCCGCTAAACCGTCTATTTTGATTCTAAACGGAAGGATGTGGAGGACTTCGTGGAAGATGTAGTTTATGAGCCCAAATTCGCTAAACATCTGCTTTATGACGTAAGCATTCACGAAAGGAGTTACCAGCAGTGGGATGAAAAGG
The Thermococcus sp. 2319x1 DNA segment above includes these coding regions:
- a CDS encoding DUF447 domain-containing protein, translated to MEILKEGKIYEVLLTTRSNITPVGINRKGNRLNFRLFEGKSANDIKEHPYGVLHITWDVELLVKAALNLPVEVEFENAKSIPIKKIKGLPSIEGRIEFVERKIEDELGRARVLECSLVPTYEDIHPLSFPPISRADFYLLEMAIHLTRLYVATRALNVKEAQKLYSKIWEGYRLYKKLGGESELAEKIMGFATAALRWNP
- a CDS encoding ABC transporter permease: MRALTTMAYRQLKRFTRARSRVFGMIINPLIWLVFFGLGWSKVFDNPMARAIFGGVDYLTFLAPGIFAMTIFNQSFIGGVSVIWDKQFGFLKEVLVAPASRKEGILGRILGDSLVTLTQGTVILLLTFLLAENLKISGILPSLGIGFLLAVAFSGFGVSLALRMESMEGFQMIMMVLMMPLIFLSGAMYPIDTMPSWMKALAYINPLTYAVDGARHFLVGENVTKFALPTDVGILALLALFLVGIAMAEFEKATIG
- a CDS encoding metallophosphoesterase, yielding MRRTLAFLLAFLTLSLINVNPASAEALPGDVLKMPMPGAPAIALPGETIEIQPQEGVDIAELTIVSVMNGPYKLEILEKGNIIKAKIPENVVPDVYFLQVKSNKGEVVIPNGVWVLKEYPKVLRIAHVSDTHVTSGAKFGYVCGEYFQRDITKIQELCDGGLIVPLHSYVATDSVYTYWSMDDRVDVIINTGDVVDTAGDSKGYKMLFDIISRAAAAGRPTIIVKGNHDDPPNYYPKLIGPTDYYLTIGKFLIIALDSHGDEAHPYMNQLEWMEKVLEEHKDKIPIVIVHHPYWYSAPQGWIGGRIEGFTAFDDKDWANLTQYVGYYWIGGPEKTTEDIARRFLQDVEKYNIKLVMSGHIHHDKLHIYVDKNGNEHWFVTSTSTGAPDKETNPPRPNRSPTWYGSKIIEIDENGNVRLPEIEEMFGTLFNDFISLPVPQEFITFRWTTDFGSAVKFINLLGEESGKFAIEVPEGAQVDASVTNVTYKLLGERKIGDKTYELFEITVPEGVSQLVISKGKDTEKPEISIPYLTPSKPTKGKPFKVYISAKDNLGIRDIYVEIEANGKVTKYPAVQSSGGQADYFIAEIPGVDADEYTIRAVAVDFYGNKATFEKTIGGAQTTSKATSPTESKSTCGPAALLAFSLIPLALFRRRK
- a CDS encoding restriction endonuclease; the encoded protein is MEWTVKILNSASDGDIIRIVQGLVESLGFKEAERVRAKEWKIDFIALREDPISGLEKYAIKVKTKGLASSKEVEEFAEAIIKAKADRGIFLSVSGFTKDAKVLLEREYKGKIIPWDGERLVKELNDKKIPVAYELVERLKKEEMGKEEEKRMGMLKVIRLDAPLLYSFSPNKVLERVVSVIESRYKIKREDIFLEELVVELSTGYVILWSAKKDTKEVKDKAVVLSREEVIPFVSGDVELERKVSRALLESESTIKASEVEITSAISQNEAVIALKLKLADELETPQTNIYLSSRRKVYVPKKALLNLKVGINSAKAEVDLKTNDIKINMAPLPKEKLVEIAREECKKYLGEDTEEISVEEKDSVAIISGQTKRFVFRIALHVYSGRVVKRKSKMKREAIFSEIAKLYPDGEVIFFDEKENRAIVDVMTPKEVVVLEFNLENGGHRVVANLIHPYQIANSARNIIERNFDIKGLELVDFKLHNTTHLELLLESVDGKIKVNADGKTGDIIDYFVEISPQKAREVILQKYKGWEIKKLEKNEAYEAELENDKSILRISLSKDGKILNELDRRLKIDVVREIAEKFLKEKGISATIKEIKLNENWLIKFVGEERVGELVIGRSSGEILKSDVFLTEIAIEESYKRYILEKFNEKNLNTERIVLYKEKGYAVIKLIGDKSVYYAKIDLRSGKILEEDRLPRKGLMAKIKKIQLEAKYK
- a CDS encoding ABC transporter ATP-binding protein — encoded protein: MVEVKLEGVVKTFGETVALKGIDLHIKHGELFTLLGPSGCGKSTTLRIIAGLDFPDEGHLYFDDEEVTYKSSSERGAVLVFQNYALWPHMTVYDNIAYGLKIRKLPKQEIEKRVKWALELVKLQGYEDRYPTQLSGGQQQRVAIARALVVEPKLLLLDEPLSNLDAKLRLEMRSEIRRIQRELGITVLYVTHDQEEAMAISDRIAVMNIGQIEQVGTPKEIYEEPKTEFVASFMGKTNVIPAEVVEREGDKVTVEFGNFRLDGLTYKDKSDKVVVVIRPERISLHPIENAAAITGKVDLIEYYGFFIEVVGLFGEKRIIARTINDKDVAHLRPQGEVTFYIDRNDILVLPKQSL
- a CDS encoding phosphoglycerate kinase, with the protein product MFKLTEFNYHGKTVFFRADLNSPVKNGKIISDARFRAVLPTIRYLLEHNAKVVVGTHQSKPYEEDYLTTEQHAEILSSLLGIEVKYVEDVFGKCAREAISSLKPGEILMLENLRFAAEETKQAPLEKCEKTHFVRKLSPLIDYVVTDAFAASHRSQPSLVGFARLKPMIPGFLMESELKALNKAYESEERPKIYVLGGAKVDDSLKVAENVLRNGKADLILTGGLVGQIFTLAKGFDLGDANISFLEKKGLIELTDWAEKILNEFYPYVRTPVDFAVEYKGERVEIDLLSDKKWIFDEKPIMDIGGRTIEKYREILQEAAIIVANGPMGVFEVEEFAKGTVEVFKAIGESGAFSVVGGGHSIASIYKYNIKGISHISTGGGAMLTFFAGEKLPLVEALKISYEKFKNAKKS